The following are encoded in a window of Etheostoma cragini isolate CJK2018 chromosome 7, CSU_Ecrag_1.0, whole genome shotgun sequence genomic DNA:
- the LOC117947579 gene encoding probable G-protein coupled receptor 173, translating to MANQSFAIDGPGSLLAVLASQSGMARGGRSSSSSGGGDGSGNGGGISATDVSAYFKLVFLGLIICVSLVGNLLVSLLVLRDRTLHKASYFFLLDLCLADAVRSAACFPFVLVSVHNSSAWTYSALSCKVVAFMAVLFCFHAAFMLFCVAVTRYLAIAHHRFYAKRMTIWTCAAIICMVWTLAVAMAFPPVFDVGTYKFIRDEDQCIFEHRYLKTNDTLGFMLMLAVVVLATHGFYAKLLLFEYRHRKMKPVQLVPAISQNWTFHGPGATGQAAANWIAGFGRGPMPPTLLGIRQNLHNQHRRLLGMEEVRSERRLGRMFYTITLLFLVLWAPYIVACFWRVFVKSCSIPHRYLSITVWMSFAQAGVNPIFCFLLNEDLRKVLRAHLPNYWRTKQHLPQDEAYCIM from the coding sequence ATGGCTAACCAGAGCTTTGCCATCGATGGCCCTGGCAGTTTGTTGGCTGTGCTGGCTTCGCAGAGTGGAATGGCAAGAGGTggccgcagcagcagcagcagcggcggtGGTGACGGCAGCGGCAACGGTGGAGGAATCTCTGCCACGGATGTGTCTGCCTACTTTAAGCTGGTCTTCTTGGGTTTGATCATCTGTGTGAGCCTCGTCGGCAACCTCTTGGTCTCCCTGCTGGTCCTGCGAGACAGGACACTTCACAAGGCCTCCTACTTCTTTCTCCTGGACCTGTGCCTGGCAGATGCAGTCCGCTCGGCCGCCTGCTTCCCCTTCGTGCTGGTTTCCGTCCACAACAGCTCGGCCTGGACTTACAGTGCCTTGAGTTGTAAAGTTGTGGCTTTTATGGCGgtgctgttttgttttcacgCTGCCTTCATGCTGTTTTGCGTGGCTGTCACCCGCTACCTTGCCATCGCCCACCACCGGTTCTACGCCAAGCGCATGACCATCTGGACCTGCGCCGCCATCATTTGCATGGTGTGGACTCTGGCCGTTGCCATGGCGTTCCCACCTGTCTTCGATGTGGGGACATACAAGTTCATCCGTGATGAGGATCAGTGCATTTTCGAACACCGCTACCTGAAGACCAACGACACCCTGGGCTTCATGCTCATGCTGGCTGTGGTGGTCCTGGCCACGCACGGCTTCTACGccaagctgctgctgtttgagtACCGTCACCGCAAGATGAAACCGGTCCAGCTCGTGCCGGCGATCAGCCAGAATTGGACCTTCCACGGTCCTGGGGCCACGGGTCAGGCTGCAGCTAACTGGATTGCAGGGTTCGGTCGTGGCCCCATGCCACCCACCCTGTTGGGCATCAGGCAAAATTTACACAATCAACACCGGCGGCTGCTCGGGATGGAAGAGGTGAGGTCAGAGAGGAGGCTGGGCAGGATGTTCTACACCATCACCCTGCTCTTCCTGGTCCTCTGGGCTCCTTACATCGTGGCATGCTTCTGGAGGGTGTTTGTCAAGTCCTGCAGCATTCCTCACAGGTACctctccatcactgtctggATGAGCTTCGCCCAAGCCGGAGTCAACCCCATCTTCTGTTTCCTGCTCAACGAGGACCTGAGGAAAGTGCTGAGAGCTCACCTGCCCAATTACTGGAGGACTAAACAACACCTTCCCCAGGACGAGGCCTACTGCATCATGTGA
- the wdr13 gene encoding WD repeat-containing protein 13 → MAAVWQQVLAVDARYNAYRTPTFPQFRTQYIRRRSQLLRENAKCGFEPGLRRQYLKLRSQLLALRYGPLSEQSSFRASSVRSSRTTLDRMEDFEEDPRTQGARGHRRSVSRGSYQLQAQMNRAVYDERPPGSLVPTSVAEASRAMAGDTTLSENYAFAGMHHIFDQHVDSAVPRLQFANDDKHLLACCSLDGTLSIMTLSPSPPSVKVTLKGHGGPVTDFAWSLSNDIIVSTSLDGTLRIWNTGDGRCIREVRDPESSELLCCTFQPMNNNLTVVGNSKHHLQVVNISTGKKVKGGSSKLTGRVLSLSFDAPGRILWAGDDRGSIFSFLFDMATGKLTKAKRLVVSEGSSICSISARSWISREARDPSLLINACVNKLLLYRVVDNDGTLQLKRSFPIQHGSQHVHSIFCPLMSFRQGACVVTGSEDACVYFFDVERNTKAIVNKLQGHGGPVLDVSFNCDESLLASADSTGMVIIWRREQK, encoded by the exons ATGGCAGCAGTTTGGCAGCAGGTTTTGGCAGTGGACGCAAG GTACAATGCTTACCGCACGCCTACCTTTCCACAGTTTCGAACTCAGTACATCCGCCGACGCAGCCAGCTGCTCAGAGAGAACGCCAAGTGTGGCTTTGAGCCAGGGCTGCGCAGGCAGTACCTGAAGCTGCGCAGTCAGCTGCTGGCCCTGCGCTACGGGCCCCTGTCTGAGCAGAGCAGCTTCAGGGCCAGCAGTGTGCGCAGCTCCCGCACCACACTGGACCGCATGGAG GACTTTGAGGAGGACCCCCGCACCCAAGGGGCTCGTGGTCACCGCCGCTCTGTCAGCAGAGGCTCCTACCAGCTACAGGCTCAGATGAACAGGGCCGTTTATGATGAGAG GCCTCCAGGCAGTCTGGTGCCTACCTCTGTGGCAGAGGCCAGTCGTGCCATGGCAGGGGACACAACTTTGAGTGAAAATTACGCTTTTGCTGGCATGCACCACATATTTGACCAACATGTAGACTCTGCAG TCCCACGGTTGCAGTTTGCCAATGATGACAAGCACCTCCTTGCTTGCTGCTCCCTGGATGGCACCCTGTCCATCATGACGttgtctccctctcctcccaGTGTCAAGGTGACACTGAAAGGTCACGGCGGTCCTGTCACAGACTTTGCTTGGTCTCTGAGCAATGACATCATTGTGTCGACATCGCTGGATGGGACTCTGCGTATCTGGAACACGGGGGATGGCCGGTGCATCCGAGAAGTCAGAGACCCAGAATCCAGCGAGTTGCTTTGCTGCACCTTCCAGCCGATGAATAACAACCTTACTGTG GTGGGAAACAGCAAGCACCACCTGCAGGTGGTGAACATCTCCACTGGGAAGAAGGTGAAGGGGGGCTCCAGTAAGCTGACAGGTCGCGTGCTGTCTCTTTCCTTTGATGCTCCAGGGAGGATCCTTTGGGCGGGTGATGACAGGGGGAGcattttttccttcctctttgaCATGGCCACAG GCAAGCTGACCAAAGCCAAGCGTCTGGTGGTGAGTGAAGGCAGCTCCATCTGCAGCATCTCTGCCCGGTCCTGGATTAGCCGAGAGGCTAGAGACCCCTCCCTGCTGATCAACGCCTGTGTCAATAAGCTGCTGTTGTACAG GGTGGTGGACAATGATGGTACTCTACAGCTGAAGAGGAGCTTCCCTATCCAGCATGGGTCCCAGCACGTTCACAGCATCTTCTGCCCCCTTATGTCTTTCAGACAGGGGGCCTGTGTGG TGACTGGCAGCGAGGATGCCTGTGTCTACTTCTTCGACGTTGAGCGCAATACCAAGGCAATAGTGAACAAGTTACAGGGTCACGGGGGACCGGTGCTGGATGTCAGCTTCAACTGTGACGAGAGTTTACTGGCATCCGCCGATTCCACCGGCATGGTCATCATCTGGAGGCGGGAGCAGAAGTGA